Genomic DNA from Vagococcus luciliae:
TCGCGACGGTTTGTCCAGGTTTGACTTCTAAATTAAAATCTTCAATTAAAGGATTTTCTGCCTGATAAGAAAAATAAACATGAGAAAAGGTGACATATCCTTTAGGAGAAAAAGTATCAGTTAATGGTCGAGTATTTGTTTTTTCTTCGGTTTCATTAAGTAGATTGTTAATCCGTTTGGTACTAGATACAGCTGTTTGTAGCTGAGTGGCAATACTAGATAGTTCAATCAAGGGTTTAGAGAACTGTCCAGAATAAATGATAAAACTGGACAAAACACCAAATGATAGTGAAAGTGGAAATTGTAAGATAAGGACGCCACTCACAAAACCAATCAACAAATAACCAATATGATCGATAAAACGAGATAAAGGATTGGTTAAGGAAGAGATAAATTGCGCTTTTTGTCCAGTGTATTGAAGAGATTCATTCATTTGTTGAAACTGTTGAATCACTGTTTTTTCATATTCATAAGATTTGATTGTTTTTAATTGATTGAATTGTTCATTAATATAACCAGACATCTCTCCTAGTGTTTGTTGCTGTGTATTGAAATAATGTTGCCCTTTTTTTACAATCACGACATTGACACCAAACATTCCTAACGTAATCAGTAAAACAATGCCAGTCAGCATGACATTTAAAGAAAGCATAATTCCTAGTGCGACAATAATAATTGTTATACTTGGAAATAATTGATTAAATAAAGCAAGCAATGCTTCAGAAATATAATCTAAATCCGTACTAAATCGATTCATCGTATCACCATGAGAGTGTGTATCGAAGTAATTTATAGGGAGTTTATTTAATTTATGATAGGCTTCCTTTCTCACTTGTTTCATTGAAGTGTATGCAATGTATTGACTAATACGTTGTAAAAAGTAAAAACTAAGAGCAGATACACACGTAAGAAGTACAATCATTATGATGTTTCTTGTTAAGTCCATTTTATTTGTTTGACTCATGCTATCAATCGCTTTTCCGATGTACATGGTAACAAAAACACTTGATAGTCCATAAAAGATACTTAATAGAGCGTTCAGCAAAATGGCTTTTTTAAAAGGGTGTAAGTAAGGAGAGAATTTGGTTATCATTTGTTTAAACATTTGTTATTCCTCCTCCTTTGATTGAGATGCGACAATTTGTTGATAGAAAGGTGATTCATCCATAAGTTCTGCATGA
This window encodes:
- a CDS encoding ABC transporter ATP-binding protein, with translation MFKQMITKFSPYLHPFKKAILLNALLSIFYGLSSVFVTMYIGKAIDSMSQTNKMDLTRNIIMIVLLTCVSALSFYFLQRISQYIAYTSMKQVRKEAYHKLNKLPINYFDTHSHGDTMNRFSTDLDYISEALLALFNQLFPSITIIIVALGIMLSLNVMLTGIVLLITLGMFGVNVVIVKKGQHYFNTQQQTLGEMSGYINEQFNQLKTIKSYEYEKTVIQQFQQMNESLQYTGQKAQFISSLTNPLSRFIDHIGYLLIGFVSGVLILQFPLSLSFGVLSSFIIYSGQFSKPLIELSSIATQLQTAVSSTKRINNLLNETEEKTNTRPLTDTFSPKGYVTFSHVYFSYQAENPLIEDFNLEVKPGQTVAIVGKTGAGKSTLVNLLMNFYPLDKGEITIDSIPITSLSNHELRQSFGMVLQETWLFQGTIWENLIFGNPNATKEQVIHACKEANIYYFIEQLPNGFQTLLGQSGVLLSEGQKQLFTIARTMISQPPMLILDEATSSIDTLTEQHIQTAFNKMMQGKTSFIIAHRLSTIKKADIILVMDKGKIIETGTHNELLNKKDGAYSSLYHSQFNH